DNA from Ananas comosus cultivar F153 linkage group 12, ASM154086v1, whole genome shotgun sequence:
GCTCACAGAATTTCCAATcgagaaaaattaatattaaattattggtTACAATGGTTTCCTCGTACATCGCTTAATAACATATAAACAAAGGAAACAGAATTCTAGCATAAAATGTAACAAAATAGAACTTCAAGCGTATGAGATGAATTGAGATGCATAACAACAGAAGTAGCTTTCTAAACAACTTTGCAATTAATTCGTTGAGCAACACTCAGTTACATTCGCTACAGCTTTGTTAGATAGAATTTCATATGAACAAGGACATACTATCAATATGCCTAGCAGGAACTGGTATTTTACTTCAATCCACACACTAtaactgataaaaaaaaaaaataaaaaaaaataaatccaaataaataagcTTTTGTTGTaacattgtcatttttttttaacatatatattttgatgattGAAAGAAAGATATtcttgttgtttaatttttagCTTATAATGCATCCAGTCACTGGAAAAGATGacaacattcaaaaaaaaaaatttagaacaaaaaaaacaagttcaaagtttttggttttttgcGAGTAACACGACCCTTGTATGAAAAGATTTACAACAATCCACTGTCCACTATCCAATACTTTTGATATCAacaattcttttaaaaaaaacataacaaaACGAAACACTATATAAACGAAACTAGCTAaggttaatattttttaaaaatattaaacaaaaacCATCTATACAGTTTTGTCCGCCCGCATTTTATGTCCTTTTAATCAAAGTTCTTTTTAGCGGATTCCAACGAATAATAcctatagttagttaattcgcatTCGGTCAAAAAATCGTACAAGATATATCTTGGATAAaacagttttaatttttaaattcaaacatGAAAAAACGGCATACATAATACATACGCCCAATTTTGGAAGTTACATGATTATACGACATATTATATATTCATCtcacaattaaaaattcggataGAAAATTCGgtctattaaaaaatttttccaTTCAGATTATCATTAgtataaatatacataattcttaagtaaataaatacaaggctaacaaaaattaattaatatcccGTCTCATATTGCTATTTCTCCAAATTCATTGAAATCACAGTATCTGCCAGTTAACGACCTATGTTTCTTAGACTCTTTTTTACGTTTGCTAGATCTCCCATATTTTTTAATCAACTGCATAGCTTGGACCCTTCAAACCATTAATCTCATAACATGCTGGCGATATCAATCACCTTTGAGTCTTAATTCTAACAACCTATTGCTAATATTCTTGTAGCTGAACATATTACAGAATGCGTagagataaagataaaaaaaaaagtaagaacatACTTAATAATTNNNNNNNNNNNNNNNNNNNNNNNNNACTCAAACATGGTAAAGTTTTGGAGTTCTTAttagggaaaaaaattttcagtttaaGTGTAAGTGGGCTAATGTTACTCATGAAAAGGGATTAAAGAGAGGTGAGTATGGTTtcatgcttgtaaatttttcaaACTTGATATACATGGGTGAGAAATTGGACTTACAAATGCGGTGTTCTTACTTGCTCGTCATGAGAACGACGTAGTGCCTACTCATGGCATTTTACTCCACGTGAGAAGTTGTATTAAGTGGAGCCCATATGGGTTAGGGGCTAATGTCTAAGTAATTAAATGCTCGACAATGCGCTTAAGTGTGTGACCTCTTTGTTGGCTTAGAGGCTTGCTTGCAACGGAACCTGCTTATGATAAAAGCTTTTCATAGGGTAATGAAAAATTTTTACTTAGAGCCTTATATAAAGGGAAACACTAAACNNNNNNNNNNNNNNNNNNNNNNNNNNNNNNNNNNNNNNNNNNNNNNNNNNNNNNNNNNNNNNNNNNNNNNNNNNNNNNNNNNNNNNNNNNNNNNNNNNNNNNNNNNNNNNNNNNNNNNNNNNNNNNNNNNNNNNNNNNNNNNNNNNNNNNNNNNNNNNNNNNNNNNNNNNNNNNNNNNNNNNNNNNNNNNNNNNNNNNNNNNNNNNNNNNNNNNNNNNNNNNNNNNNNNNNNNNNNNNNNNNNNNNNNNNNNNNNNNNNNNNNNNNNNNNNNNNNNNNNNNNNNNNNNNNNNNNNNNNNNNNNNNNNNNNNNNNNNNNNNNNNNNNNNNNNNNNNNNNNNNNNNNNNNNNNNNNNNNNNNNNNNNNNNNNNNNNNNNNNNNNNNNNNNNNNNNNNNNNNNNNNNNNNNNNNNNNNNNNNNNNNNNNNNNNNNNNNNNNNNNNNNNNNNNNNNNNNNNNNNNNNNNNNNNNNNNNNNNNNNNNNNNNNNNNNNNNNNNNNNNNNNNNNNNNNNNNNNNNNNNNNNNNNNNNNNNNNNNNNNNNNNNNNNNNNNNNNNNNNNNNNNNNNNNNNNNNNNNNNNNcattaaaattattgattttgagccccttcgatcactaggcaaatgatattgaaaaatccaaaatttattttctaggtacttcaaatactctagatcaactctaacagagccgatcgtcgattcgaaagtccgaacatcgaaaacaacttggaagcacggaggcctccgtgcttccataagcataccagccaaactctctctctctctctctctctctatatatatatatatatatatatttgagagaaaggtagcacgctatctacTTCGTTTATTACATCGCCGGAGTTTGCCTATAGTAATAGTATTCGGGAAAATATTGGAATGGCACCCTATAGAGCCTTGTATGGAAGAAATACCATGGTTTATTGTTTCGGGGTGAAGTTGGTGAGAAATCCACCTTGGATCCGGACATAGTGCAAAAGGCCAAGAAAAATATTCGCTTTTAGTGTGCGAAGAGACTTAGTGCAAAAGGCCGAGGGAAATATTCGCTTTTAGTGCACAAACGGCTATTGACAGTACAAGGCGGAGGGAAATATTCTCTTAAGGCTTCATTTGGTTCgtgtataagcaagaactagttataccggagATAGCTACAAATATAGGTTTTCGTAGAAataaggattttttttatttggatgaaaatgtgagtataagatggaactagaaaaattgtatttggatgaaaatgtgagtataaggtggaatagttggtagttataaatagaaaataatgatattacctttataattgaatttaaaNNNNNNNNNNNNNNNNNNNNNNNNNNNNNNNNNNNNNNNNNNNNNNNNNNNNNNNNNNNNNNNNNNNNNNNNNNNNNNNNNNNNNNNNNNNNNNNNNNNNNNNNNNNNNNNNNNNNNNNNNNNNNNNNNNNNNNNNNNNNNNNNNNNNNNNNNNNNNNNNNNNNNNNNNNNNNNNNNNNNNNNNNNNNNNNNNNNNNNNNNNNNNNNNNNNNNNNNNNNNNNNNNNNNNNNNNNNNNNNNNNNNNNNNNNNNNNNNNNNNNNNNNNNNNNNNNNNNNNNNNNNNNNNNNNNNNNNNNNNNNNNNNNNNNNNNNNNNNNNNNNNNNNNNNNNNNNNNNNNNNNNNNNNNNNNNNNNNNNNNNNtctctctctctctctctctctctctctctctctctctctctctctctcgtaccggggtggaacaagttgttccacccctgggtgggaacacttgttcccacctATACCTGGTACAAACTGGGGAGGTAGAaacaagtgttcccacccaCCCAAAAatgtgtttgggtacaagaggggggaataacccccttatcccccctcttgtacccaatccaagCACTAGCTTAGTATACAAATGACTATTGACAGTATAAATTTCAAGTAGGAAATAATATCTTTTTGAAAGTTTCGTCCACAAGTTTCAAGTAGGAAATAATGTCTGCTTGAAAGTGTCGTCCACAAGTGAAATTAAGAGGTTGAGTATTCGGGAAAAGTTGAGTCCTTGATTCCAAGGACCTgacctgctagcaataataacttgttgagTCAAACTATctgcccaaaatatttaaattcagttattattactaacgtgtgaggcctcatatattctaatcagaattacttttccatccgatgtgacACTATTGTGGCATTACATTGATAATTTGAGCAATTTGATATTTGGGGCGTGTAGTTGCAGTAGCATGACGACATACTCTCATATCGAGTCTATCGGAAACTCGAGGGCATCACATGGACGCGTTATCCTCATCTATTCGAGAGTCAACTCAAGTTCCCAAACAAAGTTTGCAAAAACATTTCGCAAACGTTTTTGGGCGAAGGAAAAGTTTGCAAAAAAATTTCTCCAAACAATATttataaaatccaaaacccaaagtttTCTGTAAATCCAACTAAAATTTTCCTTATTTACTAAATCCTAAccaaattacaaataaaatttcagaaagATACCGACCATCCCTAACGCAAGTGATAAAGAGTTTGTTGGTTGATATCTAAGGTTTTAAGTTCGAACCCGGGTTGCTTTACATTTCAGctatgtttatttctaaaaaaataaataaagcagataacatgctacatttctctcaaaaataaaattccaataagattaaataaacaaaattttccaaaaaataaaattactatctAAAACTTTTCTAATTTACTAAATATTGCCGTAGTCAATTCTGACTCAACTCGAACTCGAGTCCACCGAACTGTTGTCCATCAAATAGAATGTGCTTGACTTCCAATTACTGACGCGAATCATATCCATAACCTCGTGATTCACATCTTTCTATCAAATATATAGCGCAGCGTAAACGTGTTTGCAAAATGTTGTAGTATTTACTTGTAATCATAAGCATCacttaaaaacttttaaaaggaGGTTCATAAGCATCATTCGATGCAGGAGAACACACACAACACCCACAcccacacacccacacacacaaaGGATCTTATCGAAATATTTGCTACCACTTAAAAATTACACGCTATATAGCTGAATAGTCCAACCTTTAACAAACTGCCTATTCATATTCCTATATAGACATTATCGGTAAAGTATTCTGCCTTAAGCTTACGCATATTTGTCAACAAAATAGCTACTGTTCTATATGCCACTCGGTTCTCCCATGTTTTCTCATACATCATATTAACCAGAAAATGTAAAATGAGAATAAGTGGGAATTAGAGCTATTATTATCACTTATTCCATCTTTTCAAGAAGCGAAAGTGGATCACCCGTCGTAGATCTTAATTCACCTCAATTGCATCTGACCGTTCTTCTTCGATCTCACTGCGACTCGCATCGACAGCGGCACTGCTGGAGGCTCCCGCCTCCACTGAGGATTCAGCCTTCTTTCGCACTCCCTCCTCTCCGTCAGAAGAGCTCTCGACAGAACGCTCGTCAACAGACCGCTGCTTTAGAACGGACGACTTGGGTTGCCTGATCGCTGCCGCAGCCTCCGGCATGACGACAGATGGGGGCTGAGGCGGGACCCACCCTCTCCCGGCCCTCTCGTTGGTGGCCTTTACTGTTTCGGGTTCTATTTCAGTGACTTTTCCTGTGCTCTTTTTCAACCAAGGCTCCGAGTAAAAATCATGGGTATAGTTACTCCCATTTAACTGAGATGAAGAACTATAACTCTCTTGCGCAAAGCTGGGCGGCCTTTGCTGTGTATATTGTGTTGCATCCCATGTCTGTTCAACAAAGGAAATCAAATGCGGAAGCAAAATGTCAGTTACTGAAGATAGGAAATTCTGCATTTTTGAGCTTAGTTTCAATCCCACTTATAAAGTTTGAATTATTGCCCAAAGTTTGTTCTAAGTAACAATTGAGTCCTTTTCATCTGCTATAAGAAAAGGTGCCACATCTGCACTGCAGCAAACTTTGTACGGTTAAGTTTGGAActctgaaaatgaaaataaaactaGGCTCAAACTTTaggaatgaaaattttaaattgtaatcaagatcaaactTCAGGTTTAAAATAGAAATTGTGATGAAATTGAAATTAAGATCAAACTTTGCAGCAAGGATTTTAGCGTCCATCGTACGGGCCGTATCTACtatgccgtatcgtgccaattTGTACCAATGAAACAGCTCAAAAccttctattctttaaattagtaagtaattttctcaataaagttcaaaaaaataataaaaaaatataataaacagttagaatagtttgttgctaaagaaaataaatatttcatgctattatgtgtcggcacacaagaatatTTTGTGACCGACACgtaccgtgccagcaagttttCAACACGACTCCgtgtcacggcacttaaatccttgcttcgcagactaaattattacaattgaaACTCTGAGGACAATATTGAAAGCTGCATTAAACTTCAGAAAAATTACTGCTATGCAATTTTCCTAGCTTTCTCTATACCAAACACTGTTTTTAGTCAAGCGCTGTAATTTTTCCTTGCTTTCTCTAATATCAGTTAAAAAAGAACGCAGGAGGATGAAAGCCTCTAGAATGACAAGATGAATTGgcaaaacccctcaactattggTCGTTTTGATACTAGTTACTTTTTTATCAACATACCCATGGCCCCTTAACCCCTTCTGATACGAGTATTTCAATCTAAGTACATTCACTTCGAGGAATAAAAGGAAAATTCACATATGCCATTgcatcataatttttaataatgcAGTTACTACTTGTGTTGACAGCAGATTCActgaaacagaaaaaaattcatcaaattataaaaaacaagAATTTGACGGGGGttgctaataaaaaaaatccgaaggtaaattgaaaaaaaaaaaagatatgcagTTGGAAGAGTCCTTTCAATTTTCTACCCAGGGAAAGTAATGTAATCCACAGATGTAGAGATTTTGCTTTAACACTAAAATCTTAGAAATTGAATGCATTTCTCCAAATGGTTAAAAAGGTTTGGCTGGATATTAACAGGAACGAGAACCATGTCACAATGATGAAAGCAACTTTCATTGTTCAGGAgtaaaattcaaacaaagaaaaacTGTATATACCTTATATCCAGGAGGCTTCTCCCCTCTTTGTCCCGTAGTCATGATCTGCAGAGCACAAAGATATGAGTTATCTATAACTTGATTCTAATTGCTCATTATTTACAAAGCCTAGCTTTTTATGCTCTAATGGCAACATAGTTTATACATTTAGTTTGTTAACATGCTCAGCAACTAAACAACAAAGGAACACGGAAAATTGGGCAGCCTCCCAAACAACATACAGGTGTGACTGTAGGCTTAGGTACTAGCTTTACTTAATTAATCACTTGCTTGTTTAAGGCAGTATTTGGTTAGGAGGGTTAAAATTCTGGCAAAAGTGATAGATAATTTCCATGATAACTGTAGTCTTAGGTACCATCcgcaatatatttaattatggatAGGTAGAAATATCTAGAATAGTGTCCTACCATAGGGAATATCATGACTACATCATTAATATCCACAAGGATAGAACGGAATATATTGCTTGTCCAACTACAGCTTGAATTCTACAAATGTGAACTCTATTTGTTTAATCCCAAACCAAACAGAACCAAGAGAGCTAGAAATTAGCATGTCTAGCATCAGTTAGTCTCCTCTTTCGTCATTTATATTTCAAGATGGGAGAGGCCACGAAAGTTCCCAAAATCTAGCGGCCCCTCCAAATAGTTTAAGCAGTTAGAAATCCATGGATGAtttacaataatatttttatttgaaaagtttaCAGTTTCAAGTCTAAAAGCATCTTACAAATCATGTAACTCTAAAGATATGAATTTCAGTAACAAACAAAATGAAAGTTTTCTAAACTACTAGATAATATCATATTCATAGCATCTACAGACTGATAAATCACCCTACTTCCCATTGAATTTTTAGACATGCTTACTAAATAAAAACGCAAGACGTCACTGAAGCAAATGGAAGTAAACAACTAAACATTAGATAACAAACAAGTTAATTAATACACCTAtagattcagaaaaaaaaaagttgcagtTTGAGATATTCATAGATAGAGAATATTGACAAGGTGGATGGTATTAGAATTTATTTGCACGATCAAATAGACTAACAGGATGCATCACAAAGCTCCACAAGAAGGGTATGAATATGCTGTTGTCTAAATTACATGTATTAAGCAAACTTCCTCCACAACTATAATAGTTTACAAGGAAAAACCCTAGCCCAATAAAACTATAAAGTTTATAAGGAATAGTTCCATCTAAGTTAAATATATCCATCTAATCCACATGACCTTGATTACATAGGTTAGCTCTACCCTAGCCCAACCAAAACCAACCTAATGCAACCCCTGATAGTGTATTGGCTTTTTGATTTTGCCATTTTTCACTAAGGGTTACTTACGTGCCATCATTATGTTCTTGAATGTTCTGCAGatatttatcttattaataCTGGTGTAAATGAAGATGAGAAAGGTAAATGGTAATATAAATCTTTAACTAGCTACTGAAAACTGGAACAGAAGATGAAACGGTGAGCCGAAGTCGTTAGTTTACAAGCCATACAAATAAGCTTTGCTGAAAGGAATAAAGCAAATGAAAAAAACTGGAATCTTCTACAGTACAGATGTACCTAGCTACCAGAAAAGACCAGGATCAAATTTGCTTACCTGGGAGTTTCCCCATAAATTGCTTACAGGCCCTGAATAATGCACAAAAACATGAAGAATGGTTGTCAGAGAAATAAATCTAATTCTCAGTAAtatcaactagaatgctaaagCCTAATTTCCTAAACTACTAGAGAACTTAAACTACATTTCATGAAGCTAAAAGACTTAGAAAGCTACATCTAAGATGGAGTCAATGTGCAGCTAATTACTAACCATTCCTTGTGGTAGATTGCATATACTCTTCTGTTAGCTTTTCTCGAGAGAAGCTGTCCTCCTTTCTACTCTCCAACTTACGTAGAGCCTCACTCATCGACTTCATCTCCTTCACTTGGACATCAAGGGCTCCCATAAAGGCCTCAAAATACTTCCTCTCTAATAATGACAAGATGGGAAATTCTCAGAGGAAAGGAACCCAAATCAAATTCACAGAAAgggattaaaagaaaaaaaaaaaatagaacaggTAAAGACATTGTCCGAGCTATAGCACATTGCAAAATAGATTGTGaacttatattttgattttaattccTACCCTTTAATTTTGTTCAATATATGTATCTTACAGTcagaaaattatactatttgatacAATATGCCACAACTTTGTAATGGAAATTGTTAAGTTTCAAAGAACTTGAAAGAATTCTCCAGCA
Protein-coding regions in this window:
- the LOC109718316 gene encoding peroxisomal membrane protein PEX14-like, whose amino-acid sequence is MDQKSDAELSKQPNGDAKDANNESLEKSAFAILQPIREDQIENAVKFLSHPKVRGSPVVHRRSFLEQKGLTKEEIDEAFRRVPDPSSNASSVEATTATTVAQTKPSTVMQPQRTGQAPQSAAALVNGAQMAQQTTLSRFRWYHALIAAGVLASSGVGAVVLFKNIVVPRLKAWIRKTVAEGDESEKEDKHSPKLAEEAAEAAKAAASAAAVVAKASQELLSSKNEERKYFEAFMGALDVQVKEMKSMSEALRKLESRKEDSFSREKLTEEYMQSTTRNGPVSNLWGNSQIMTTGQRGEKPPGYKTWDATQYTQQRPPSFAQESYSSSSQLNGSNYTHDFYSEPWLKKSTGKVTEIEPETVKATNERAGRGWVPPQPPSVVMPEAAAAIRQPKSSVLKQRSVDERSVESSSDGEEGVRKKAESSVEAGASSSAAVDASRSEIEEERSDAIEVN